Within the Phycisphaerae bacterium genome, the region CCACGGCCCCCACGATCAACAGACCCCGCCCGAGGCTGCGCCCACCTGCATCGGATTTGCCTGGACGATGACTCATATCCCAACCGCCTCGCCGTCAAGGCTTCGGAGGAACATAGTTGCCCGCCCCAAGAACCCGGTAGAGCACATACTTGTCCTTGCTGTAGTTGTTCCACCGGTCGGTCTCGCACAACTCGGCATGACCGTCGAAGAACAGCATATGAGCGCGGCGCTGATGACGAGCCGACATGTAATCAGTGTACACCACGACGCTGCTGTGCCCATCGTTCAGGGTCGCAGACCGGGTGATGGGAAGGTCCCCCAGCCCTTGGTCCTCCTCGTACATCATCCCGACACGGCAAGGAATTGACTGGAAATTCTTCACCTGGGGCAGACCCTCGCTGTCCCCCTTGAAGACACCCGGACGCAGCTTGTCCGGATTGATGAAGTCCCCCGGCTGAAGCTGGCCATTGTTGACATCCGCTCCGTCGATCTTCTTCTGGATAAAGAAGTTCGGATCGACTACCCTCACGAAGCTGTGAATCGGATACTGGCCGTTTGAGCCCCGGCCATTGCCGATCGAGCTGCTCTGCGGCCGAACCTTCGTGTCCCCGGGACAGAAGTAGACCTCGGGATCTCTGAGATACCGGAAGATGTCACCGTAGGTCACCCAGACACGTGAGTCGGGCGAACGCACGCCGCCGGTCTTGGCGTACACATCGGCCGCCGCGTTGTAGTTGACCTTCGCCTCACCGTGTCCGACCCCGTCGAACAGCCACCAGCTCCAGTGGGGAAACTGGCCGCGCTTGTCGTCGGCAGCGTAGAAGGCGTGGCCGCGGTACAGCTGACCCAGCCGGGTCTTGCACACCATGACCTTGGCCTGCTCGCGAGCCTTGTGCAGCGACGGAATCAACACCGAGATCAGCAGGGCGATGATCGCGACCACCACCAGGACCTCGATCAAGGTGAAGCCGCTTCTGCCGCGACTCGAACCATGGCGCTCTGTGAAGAACATGCTTGGGCACTCCTGTCCGGGGTCTGGGCCGCCCACTCCCCCGCCGTGTCACCCAAACCCGTTTCACCTTGGACCCCAGGATCCCTCCCATCAATGATAGCCCGAATCGGTACCCGGCG harbors:
- a CDS encoding prepilin-type N-terminal cleavage/methylation domain-containing protein; the protein is MFFTERHGSSRGRSGFTLIEVLVVVAIIALLISVLIPSLHKAREQAKVMVCKTRLGQLYRGHAFYAADDKRGQFPHWSWWLFDGVGHGEAKVNYNAAADVYAKTGGVRSPDSRVWVTYGDIFRYLRDPEVYFCPGDTKVRPQSSSIGNGRGSNGQYPIHSFVRVVDPNFFIQKKIDGADVNNGQLQPGDFINPDKLRPGVFKGDSEGLPQVKNFQSIPCRVGMMYEEDQGLGDLPITRSATLNDGHSSVVVYTDYMSARHQRRAHMLFFDGHAELCETDRWNNYSKDKYVLYRVLGAGNYVPPKP